In the genome of Streptomyces collinus, one region contains:
- a CDS encoding protein kinase domain-containing protein, which yields MSLHSEDPKSVGGYRLLDRLGAGGMGVVYRARARSGRDVAIKVVHAQYAADTVFRARFRQEIAAVRKVSGAFTAPVLDADPEAARPWMATQYVPGPSLAGRIRDRGALPDAELRGLALGLVEALRDIHRAGVVHRDLKPANVLLAEDGPRVIDFGISRAAENHQTLTETGQMIGTPPFMSPEQLVDARAVGPASDVFSLGALLVYSVTGRGPFDADSPYLTAYRVVHDEPVLEGVGGPLRGLLERCLSKEPADRPGLDELARQLAAVLPEPADGDPATMPLRADRLPAVEPVRPATVADPPGPVRPATVADPPAPARPRRRIRPLLAATGTVGAAVLGLTAYLTLGPGWAQSASPSANSRWAAPPAGWKPWQTTVYETAGRGVRKTQQPDSGGLRGGPECRTYEGAVYCAGDGILPVRLDGRTGETVWRAGPAAAVTGDDLSRFVILGVRDDAVLVRQEPPGEGTTRVFAFDTGTGDRLWDRAVNDAWAEVAFSGDIVVIPEGDGTSMTARSVRTGAPRWTERLPAKHYCGIKQVAGKLWLECGSEESPENGLVMELHPADGPARRLSVPSKAELLGTFDRRLLFLDLTQDENGNVLMGEDAPFAAIRLVDPGTGAQSTTKLAEEYEGEVTLADGTLWFATASGRVTAVSARTGRPLWQTPTSLEQPGEATYDPRTRAVYLASASGRVGALDTKKGTLLWETQPRAQSNATDWGATPVRLLGGALVATTPGGSVFTLDPAHPERKPRSG from the coding sequence GTGTCGCTGCACAGCGAGGACCCGAAGTCGGTCGGCGGCTACCGGCTGCTCGACCGGCTCGGGGCCGGGGGCATGGGCGTCGTCTACCGGGCCAGAGCGCGCTCGGGCCGTGATGTGGCCATCAAGGTCGTCCACGCCCAGTACGCCGCGGACACCGTCTTCCGCGCCCGGTTCCGGCAGGAGATCGCTGCCGTCCGCAAGGTCAGCGGAGCCTTCACGGCACCGGTCCTGGACGCGGACCCCGAGGCGGCCCGGCCCTGGATGGCCACCCAGTACGTGCCCGGCCCCTCGCTCGCGGGGCGGATCCGTGACCGGGGCGCCCTGCCGGACGCCGAACTGCGCGGGCTGGCGCTGGGCCTGGTGGAGGCCCTGCGCGACATCCACCGGGCAGGGGTGGTGCACCGGGACCTGAAGCCGGCCAACGTCCTGCTGGCCGAAGACGGCCCGCGCGTCATCGACTTCGGCATCTCCCGCGCGGCGGAGAACCACCAGACGCTGACCGAGACCGGCCAGATGATCGGCACGCCGCCCTTCATGTCGCCCGAACAGCTCGTCGACGCCCGCGCGGTCGGCCCGGCGTCGGACGTCTTCTCCCTCGGGGCACTGCTGGTGTACTCCGTCACCGGGCGCGGCCCCTTCGACGCGGACAGCCCCTATCTGACGGCGTACCGCGTGGTGCACGACGAACCCGTGCTGGAGGGCGTCGGCGGGCCGCTGCGCGGGCTGCTGGAGCGCTGCCTGTCCAAGGAGCCCGCGGACCGGCCCGGGCTCGACGAGCTGGCCCGGCAGCTGGCGGCCGTCCTGCCCGAACCGGCGGACGGCGACCCGGCCACCATGCCCCTGCGCGCGGACCGGCTCCCGGCCGTCGAGCCGGTCCGTCCCGCGACCGTGGCGGACCCGCCGGGCCCCGTCCGTCCCGCGACCGTGGCGGACCCGCCCGCTCCCGCTCGCCCCCGCCGCCGTATCCGCCCGCTGCTCGCCGCGACGGGCACGGTCGGCGCCGCCGTCCTCGGCCTGACGGCCTATCTGACGCTCGGCCCCGGCTGGGCGCAGAGCGCTTCACCGTCTGCGAACTCCCGTTGGGCGGCACCGCCGGCCGGATGGAAGCCCTGGCAGACGACCGTGTACGAGACGGCCGGGCGCGGTGTGCGCAAGACGCAGCAGCCGGATTCCGGCGGGCTGCGGGGCGGTCCGGAGTGCCGGACGTACGAGGGGGCCGTCTACTGCGCGGGCGACGGGATCCTCCCCGTCCGCCTGGACGGGAGGACGGGCGAGACCGTCTGGCGCGCCGGCCCCGCGGCGGCCGTCACCGGCGACGACCTCTCCAGGTTCGTGATCCTGGGCGTCCGGGACGACGCCGTCCTGGTGCGGCAGGAGCCCCCGGGCGAAGGGACGACCCGGGTCTTCGCGTTCGACACCGGGACCGGTGACCGGCTCTGGGACCGTGCGGTGAACGACGCGTGGGCGGAAGTGGCCTTCTCCGGCGACATCGTCGTGATCCCGGAGGGCGACGGCACCTCGATGACGGCCCGCTCGGTCCGCACCGGCGCCCCGCGCTGGACGGAACGCCTGCCCGCGAAGCACTACTGCGGGATCAAGCAGGTGGCGGGGAAGCTGTGGCTGGAGTGCGGCTCGGAGGAGAGTCCGGAGAACGGTCTCGTCATGGAGCTGCACCCAGCCGACGGCCCGGCACGCCGGCTGAGCGTACCGAGCAAGGCAGAGTTGCTCGGCACCTTCGACCGTCGGCTCCTCTTCCTGGACCTGACCCAGGACGAGAACGGGAACGTCCTCATGGGGGAGGACGCGCCGTTTGCGGCCATCCGGCTGGTGGACCCCGGCACCGGTGCGCAGAGCACGACGAAGCTGGCCGAGGAGTACGAGGGCGAGGTGACGCTGGCGGACGGCACCCTGTGGTTCGCCACCGCCAGCGGACGGGTCACCGCCGTGTCGGCCCGCACGGGCAGACCGCTGTGGCAGACCCCCACCAGCCTGGAACAGCCGGGCGAGGCGACGTACGACCCGCGGACCCGGGCCGTGTACCTCGCCAGTGCCAGCGGCCGCGTCGGGGCGCTCGACACGAAGAAGGGCACGCTGCTCTGGGAGACGCAGCCGAGGGCCCAGAGCAACGCCACCGACTGGGGCGCCACTCCGGTACGGCTCCTCGGAGGCGCCCTCGTCGCGACCACCCCCGGCGGCAGCGTCTTCACCCTGGACCCAGCGCACCCCGAGCGGAAACCGCGCTCGGGGTGA
- a CDS encoding efflux RND transporter permease subunit, which translates to MSWLSRFSLAQRALIGLMSIIALVFGAIAIPQLKQQLLPTIELPMVSVLAPYQGASPDVVEKQVVEPIEDTLEAVDGISGVTSTAGEGNAVIMASFDYGNDTEQLVADVQQAVNRARVQLPDEVDPQVVAGSTDDIPTVVLAVTSGRDQQALADQLDKTVVPDLKSIDGVGQVTVDGVRDLQVTVTPDDAKLAKAGLTSQSLSQALQAGGATVPAGSFDEDGANRTVQVGGGFTSIEQIKDLMVTGEPGKGKPARLGDVATVKQQEATADSITRTDGKPSLSVAVTMDRDGSAVAISDAVQDKLPDLRKDLGSGATLTVVSDQGPAVSKSIKGLTTEGGLGLLFAVLVILVFLASIRSTLVTAVSIPLSVVLALIVLWTRDLSLNVLTLGALTIAIGRVVDDSIVVLENIKRHLGYGEERHSAILQAVREVAGAVTSSTLTTVAVFLPIGLVGGMVGELFGSFSLTVTAALLASLLVSLTVVPVLSYWFLRPPKGTPEDADEARRIAEEKEARSRLQRIYVPVLRFATRRRLTSVAIAIVVLVGTFGMAPLLKTNFFDQGEQEVLTVKQELKPGTSLAATDAQAKKVERLLAGTEGVKDYQVTIGSSGFMAAFGGGTDSNQASYQVMLDDSASHADVQDSIEKGLAGLKGIGTTTVAAGDGFGSQDLSVVVKAADAGVLRTASEEVRKTVASLDDVTDVSSDLATSVPRISVKADDKAAAAGFNDQTLGAAVAQAVRGTTAAKAVLDDTERDVVIRSAKPAQTLQQLKDLRLGKVKLGDIATVRTVDGPVSMTRIDGQRAATITAKPTGDNTGAVSTQLQSKINALKLPDGATASIGGVSEDQDEAFANLGLAMLAAIAIVFMLLVGTFRSLVQPLILLVSIPFAATGAIGLLIATGTPMGVPAMIGMLMLIGIVVTNAIVLIDLINQYRKQGHGVVEAVIEGGRHRLRPILMTALATIFALLPMALGITGEGGFIAQPLAVVVIGGLVTSTLLTLLLVPTLYAMFELRKERRAKKRAAKKGLKAQRTDAAEPEHAGV; encoded by the coding sequence ATGTCCTGGCTGTCCAGGTTCAGCCTCGCGCAACGGGCCTTGATCGGGCTGATGTCGATCATCGCGCTCGTCTTCGGGGCGATCGCGATACCCCAGCTCAAGCAGCAGCTGCTGCCCACCATCGAACTGCCCATGGTGTCCGTGCTGGCGCCGTACCAGGGCGCGTCCCCGGACGTGGTCGAGAAGCAGGTCGTCGAGCCCATCGAGGACACCCTCGAAGCTGTCGACGGCATCAGCGGCGTCACCTCCACCGCCGGCGAGGGCAACGCCGTGATCATGGCGTCCTTCGACTACGGCAACGACACCGAGCAGCTGGTCGCCGACGTCCAGCAGGCCGTCAACCGGGCCCGCGTCCAGCTCCCCGACGAGGTCGACCCGCAGGTCGTCGCCGGCTCCACGGACGACATCCCGACCGTCGTCCTCGCCGTCACCTCCGGCCGCGACCAGCAGGCCCTGGCCGACCAGCTCGACAAGACCGTCGTGCCGGACCTGAAGAGCATCGACGGCGTCGGCCAGGTCACCGTCGACGGCGTGCGCGACCTCCAGGTCACCGTCACGCCCGACGACGCGAAGCTGGCGAAGGCCGGTCTGACCTCGCAGTCCCTCTCCCAGGCGCTCCAGGCGGGCGGCGCGACCGTCCCGGCCGGCTCCTTCGACGAGGACGGCGCCAACCGCACCGTGCAGGTCGGCGGCGGCTTCACCTCGATCGAGCAGATCAAGGACCTGATGGTCACCGGCGAGCCGGGCAAGGGCAAGCCGGCCCGCCTGGGCGATGTCGCCACGGTGAAGCAGCAGGAGGCCACGGCCGACTCCATCACCCGCACCGACGGCAAGCCCAGCCTCTCCGTCGCTGTGACGATGGACCGCGACGGCAGCGCGGTCGCCATCTCCGACGCCGTCCAGGACAAGCTGCCGGACCTGCGCAAGGACCTCGGCTCCGGCGCGACCCTCACGGTCGTCAGCGACCAGGGCCCGGCCGTGTCCAAGTCCATCAAGGGCCTGACCACCGAGGGCGGGCTCGGTCTGCTCTTCGCCGTCCTGGTGATCCTCGTCTTCCTCGCCTCGATCCGCTCGACCCTCGTGACCGCGGTGTCCATCCCGCTGTCCGTGGTCCTCGCCCTGATCGTGCTGTGGACGCGCGACCTGTCGCTGAACGTCCTGACGCTGGGCGCCCTGACCATCGCCATCGGCCGGGTCGTCGACGACTCGATCGTGGTCCTGGAGAACATCAAGCGCCACCTCGGCTACGGCGAGGAGCGCCACTCGGCGATCCTCCAGGCCGTCCGCGAGGTCGCGGGCGCGGTGACGTCCTCGACGCTCACCACGGTCGCGGTGTTCCTGCCGATCGGCCTGGTCGGCGGCATGGTGGGCGAGCTGTTCGGCTCGTTCAGCCTGACCGTGACGGCCGCGCTGCTGGCGTCCCTCCTCGTCTCCCTGACGGTCGTGCCGGTGCTGTCGTACTGGTTCCTGCGGCCTCCGAAGGGCACGCCCGAGGACGCGGACGAGGCGCGCCGGATCGCTGAGGAGAAGGAGGCCAGGAGCCGCCTCCAGCGCATCTACGTCCCGGTCCTGCGCTTCGCGACCCGCCGCCGTCTCACCAGCGTGGCCATCGCGATCGTCGTCCTGGTCGGCACGTTCGGCATGGCGCCGCTGCTGAAGACCAACTTCTTCGACCAGGGCGAGCAGGAAGTCCTCACCGTCAAGCAGGAATTGAAGCCCGGCACCAGCCTGGCCGCGACCGACGCCCAGGCGAAGAAGGTCGAGCGGCTGCTCGCCGGTACCGAGGGCGTGAAGGACTACCAGGTCACGATCGGCTCGTCCGGCTTCATGGCGGCCTTCGGCGGCGGCACCGACAGCAACCAGGCCTCGTACCAGGTGATGCTGGACGACTCGGCGTCCCACGCGGACGTCCAGGACAGCATCGAGAAGGGCCTGGCCGGGCTGAAGGGCATCGGCACGACCACCGTCGCCGCCGGTGACGGCTTCGGCAGCCAGGACCTCAGCGTGGTCGTGAAGGCCGCCGACGCGGGCGTGCTGCGCACGGCGTCCGAGGAGGTCCGCAAGACGGTCGCCTCCCTCGACGACGTCACGGACGTCTCCAGCGACCTCGCGACCAGCGTGCCGCGCATCTCGGTCAAGGCCGACGACAAGGCGGCCGCGGCCGGGTTCAACGACCAGACGCTCGGCGCCGCCGTCGCCCAGGCCGTCCGCGGCACCACCGCGGCCAAGGCGGTCCTGGACGACACCGAGCGCGACGTCGTCATCCGCTCGGCGAAGCCCGCGCAGACGCTCCAGCAGCTGAAGGACCTGCGCCTGGGCAAGGTGAAGCTCGGCGACATCGCGACCGTGCGGACGGTCGACGGGCCGGTGTCCATGACCCGCATCGACGGCCAGCGCGCCGCCACCATCACCGCGAAGCCGACCGGCGACAACACCGGAGCGGTCAGCACCCAGCTCCAGTCGAAGATCAACGCGCTGAAGCTCCCCGACGGCGCCACGGCGTCGATCGGCGGTGTCTCCGAGGACCAGGACGAGGCGTTCGCCAACCTGGGCCTGGCGATGCTGGCGGCCATCGCGATCGTGTTCATGCTGCTGGTCGGCACCTTCCGGTCCCTGGTCCAGCCGCTGATCCTGCTCGTCTCCATCCCGTTCGCGGCGACGGGCGCGATCGGCCTGCTGATCGCCACCGGCACCCCGATGGGCGTCCCGGCCATGATCGGCATGCTGATGCTGATCGGCATCGTGGTGACGAACGCGATCGTGCTGATCGACCTGATCAACCAGTACCGCAAGCAGGGCCACGGCGTCGTCGAGGCCGTGATCGAGGGCGGCCGGCACCGGCTGCGCCCGATTCTCATGACCGCTCTGGCGACGATCTTCGCCCTGCTGCCCATGGCCCTCGGCATCACCGGCGAGGGCGGCTTCATCGCCCAGCCGCTGGCCGTGGTCGTGATCGGCGGCCTGGTCACGTCGACCCTGCTGACGCTGCTGCTGGTCCCGACGCTGTACGCGATGTTCGAACTCCGCAAGGAGCGCCGGGCGAAGAAGCGCGCGGCGAAGAAGGGCCTCAAGGCCCAGCGGACGGACGCGGCGGAGCCGGAGCACGCGGGCGTGTGA
- a CDS encoding response regulator, whose translation MTIRVLLADDQALLRSAFRVLVDSEPDMEVVGEASDGAEAVRLTKEQQADVVLMDIRMPGTDGLAATRMISADPDLADVRVVILTTFEVDDYVVQSLRAGASGFLGKGSEPEELLNAIRIAAGGQALLSPAATTGLIARFLATDDPADGDRDPARGERLDSLTVREREVLVQVAGGHSNDEIAERLEVSPLTVKTHVNRAMAKLGARDRAQLVVTAYESGLVRPRVE comes from the coding sequence ATGACCATCCGTGTCCTGCTCGCCGACGACCAGGCGCTCCTGCGCAGCGCCTTTCGCGTGCTCGTCGACTCCGAGCCCGACATGGAGGTGGTCGGCGAGGCCTCCGACGGCGCGGAGGCGGTCCGGCTGACGAAGGAGCAGCAGGCCGACGTCGTCCTCATGGACATCCGCATGCCCGGCACCGACGGCCTCGCCGCGACCCGCATGATCAGCGCCGATCCCGATCTCGCCGACGTCCGGGTGGTCATCCTGACGACGTTCGAGGTGGACGACTACGTCGTGCAGTCGCTGCGCGCCGGCGCCTCCGGCTTCCTCGGCAAGGGCTCCGAACCCGAGGAACTGCTGAACGCCATCCGTATCGCGGCCGGCGGCCAGGCCCTGCTCTCCCCGGCGGCCACCACGGGCCTGATCGCCCGGTTCCTCGCCACGGACGACCCGGCCGACGGCGACCGCGACCCGGCGCGCGGCGAACGGCTCGACTCGCTCACCGTCCGGGAGCGCGAGGTGCTGGTCCAGGTCGCCGGCGGGCACTCCAACGACGAGATCGCCGAGCGCCTCGAAGTCAGCCCGCTGACCGTGAAGACGCACGTCAACCGGGCCATGGCCAAGCTCGGCGCCCGGGACCGCGCCCAGCTCGTGGTGACCGCGTACGAGTCCGGCCTGGTCCGTCCGAGGGTGGAGTGA
- a CDS encoding sensor histidine kinase has product MSTLARARCQAKAHPLAMDAVLATAVLVCMVAGSFVEPRHRDSVSWALRTPDPLSLLLMTLGAAALVFRRRAPMTVLALTGALSVIESVTGDPRAPVAMSAVIALYTVASTTDRPTTWRVGLLTMTVLTGAAMAAGPLPWYAQENLGIFAWTGIGATAGDAVRSRRAFVQAIRERAEKAERTREEEARRRVAEERLRIARDLHDVVAHHIALVNVQAGVAAHVMDKRPDQAKEALAHVREASRSALNELRATVGLLRQSGDPEAPTEPAPGLDRLDELTGTFRSAGLHIEVARADQGSSLPAAVDLAAYRIIQEALTNVQKHAGPQAKAEVSVVRVGPNIEITVLDDGSGEHETQDGGGHGLLGMRERVTALRGTLTTGPRYGGGFRVHAILPVKNRTPTGEDPA; this is encoded by the coding sequence GTGAGCACCCTCGCGCGGGCCAGATGCCAGGCCAAAGCGCATCCCCTGGCGATGGACGCCGTCCTGGCCACCGCCGTCCTGGTCTGCATGGTCGCCGGTTCGTTCGTGGAACCCCGGCACCGGGACAGCGTCAGCTGGGCCCTGCGCACCCCCGACCCGCTCAGCCTCCTCCTCATGACCCTCGGCGCCGCGGCCCTGGTCTTCCGCCGCCGCGCCCCCATGACGGTCCTCGCCCTCACCGGCGCCCTCTCCGTCATCGAGTCCGTCACCGGCGACCCCCGCGCCCCCGTCGCGATGTCCGCCGTCATCGCGCTCTACACCGTCGCCTCCACCACCGACCGCCCCACCACCTGGCGGGTCGGACTGCTCACTATGACCGTGCTGACCGGCGCCGCCATGGCCGCGGGCCCCCTGCCCTGGTACGCCCAGGAGAACCTCGGCATCTTCGCCTGGACCGGCATCGGCGCCACCGCGGGCGACGCCGTCCGCAGCCGCCGCGCCTTCGTCCAGGCGATCAGGGAACGCGCCGAGAAGGCGGAACGCACCCGCGAGGAGGAGGCCCGCCGCCGGGTCGCCGAGGAACGCCTGCGCATCGCCCGGGACCTGCACGACGTCGTCGCCCATCACATCGCCCTGGTCAACGTGCAGGCCGGGGTCGCCGCCCATGTCATGGACAAGCGCCCCGACCAGGCCAAGGAGGCCCTCGCGCACGTCCGCGAGGCCAGCCGCTCCGCGCTCAACGAACTGCGCGCCACCGTCGGCCTGCTCCGGCAGTCCGGCGACCCGGAGGCCCCGACCGAACCGGCCCCGGGCCTCGACCGCCTCGACGAACTCACCGGCACCTTCCGCAGCGCCGGCCTGCACATCGAGGTCGCCCGCGCCGACCAGGGCTCCAGCCTCCCGGCGGCGGTCGACCTGGCCGCCTACCGGATCATCCAGGAGGCCCTCACCAACGTGCAGAAGCACGCCGGGCCCCAGGCCAAGGCGGAGGTCAGCGTCGTACGCGTCGGACCGAACATCGAGATCACCGTGCTCGACGACGGCAGCGGCGAGCACGAGACCCAGGACGGCGGCGGCCACGGACTGCTCGGGATGCGCGAGCGCGTCACCGCCCTGCGCGGCACCCTCACCACCGGTCCCCGGTACGGCGGCGGCTTCCGCGTCCATGCCATCCTGCCGGTCAAGAACCGCACACCGACCGGGGAGGACCCCGCATGA
- the pspAA gene encoding PspA-associated protein PspAA, whose translation MIVRIMGEGQVILADGHLAELNRLDDELLAEMENGDGPGFRRTLQALLTRVRDLGEPLPDDSLEPSELILPSPDATLEEVRELLSDDGLIPG comes from the coding sequence ATGATCGTACGGATCATGGGGGAGGGTCAGGTGATCCTGGCCGACGGCCACCTCGCCGAGCTGAACAGGCTGGACGACGAACTCCTGGCGGAAATGGAGAACGGCGACGGCCCCGGCTTCCGCCGCACCCTCCAGGCCCTCCTGACGAGGGTCCGCGACCTGGGCGAACCCCTCCCGGACGACTCCCTGGAGCCGTCGGAACTGATCCTGCCGTCTCCCGACGCGACCTTGGAGGAAGTCCGGGAGCTCCTCAGCGACGACGGCTTGATTCCGGGCTGA
- a CDS encoding PspA/IM30 family protein yields MSGVMKRMGMIFRAKANKALDRAEDPRETLDYSYQKQLELLQKVRRGVADVATSRKRLELQLNQLQSQSGKLEDQGRKALALGREDLAREALSRRAALQQQVTDLETQHATLQGEEEKLTLAAQRLQAKVDAFRTKKETIKATYTAAQAQTRIGEAFSGISEEMGDVGLAIQRAEDKTAQLQARAGAIDELLASGALDDPSGMHKDDIQAELDRLSGGTDVELELQRMKAELAGGSGSGQQAIEGGSDGRQSQQQPQDTPRFDKQ; encoded by the coding sequence ATGAGCGGTGTCATGAAGCGTATGGGGATGATCTTCCGCGCGAAGGCGAACAAGGCCCTTGACCGGGCCGAGGACCCGCGCGAGACCCTCGATTACTCGTACCAGAAGCAGCTGGAGCTGCTGCAGAAGGTCCGCCGCGGCGTCGCCGACGTGGCGACCAGCCGCAAGCGCCTGGAACTCCAGCTGAACCAGCTGCAGTCACAGTCCGGCAAGCTGGAGGACCAGGGCCGCAAGGCACTCGCGCTGGGCCGTGAGGACCTGGCCCGCGAAGCGCTCTCCCGCCGGGCCGCGCTCCAGCAGCAGGTGACCGACCTGGAGACCCAGCACGCCACGCTTCAGGGCGAGGAGGAGAAGCTCACCCTCGCGGCCCAGCGGCTCCAGGCCAAGGTCGACGCCTTCCGCACGAAGAAGGAGACGATCAAGGCGACGTACACGGCGGCCCAGGCGCAGACCCGGATCGGCGAGGCCTTCTCCGGCATCTCCGAGGAGATGGGCGACGTCGGCCTGGCGATCCAGCGCGCCGAGGACAAGACGGCCCAGCTCCAGGCCCGCGCCGGCGCCATCGACGAACTGCTCGCCTCCGGTGCCCTCGACGACCCCTCCGGCATGCACAAGGACGACATCCAGGCCGAGCTGGACCGGCTCTCCGGTGGTACGGATGTAGAGCTGGAACTGCAGCGCATGAAGGCCGAACTGGCCGGAGGCTCGGGCAGCGGGCAGCAGGCCATCGAGGGCGGCTCGGACGGCCGGCAGTCCCAGCAGCAGCCGCAGGACACCCCGCGCTTCGACAAGCAGTAG
- a CDS encoding DUF3043 domain-containing protein: MFRSRAKDEKAQDADKAPVTDSSQPRHPEAPKGRPTPKRSSAQSQRRSVANTSMTRKEAAKRQREERRSALERQRQALASGDERYLPARDKGPVRRFARDFIDSRFNIAEFFLPMAVVILVLSMVRVAALQNIALLLWLVVIVLIVLDSFVTGFRLKKQLAERFAGENKRGAVAYALMRSLQMRRLRLPKPQVKRGERP, encoded by the coding sequence GTGTTCCGTAGCCGTGCGAAGGATGAGAAGGCCCAGGACGCCGACAAGGCGCCGGTGACCGACTCCAGTCAGCCCCGTCACCCCGAGGCCCCCAAGGGGCGCCCCACGCCCAAGCGCAGCTCTGCCCAGTCGCAGCGCCGCAGCGTGGCCAACACGTCGATGACGCGCAAGGAGGCCGCCAAGCGGCAGCGTGAGGAGCGCCGCAGCGCGCTGGAGCGGCAGCGCCAGGCGCTGGCCAGCGGCGACGAGCGCTACCTGCCCGCCCGCGACAAGGGGCCGGTCCGCCGGTTCGCGCGTGACTTCATCGACTCGCGCTTCAACATCGCGGAGTTCTTCCTGCCGATGGCCGTGGTCATCCTCGTGCTGAGCATGGTGCGGGTGGCGGCGCTGCAGAACATCGCGCTGCTGCTGTGGCTCGTGGTGATCGTGCTGATCGTGCTCGACTCGTTCGTCACGGGCTTCCGTCTGAAGAAGCAGCTGGCCGAGCGCTTCGCGGGTGAGAACAAGCGCGGCGCCGTCGCCTACGCCCTGATGCGCTCTCTCCAGATGCGCCGGCTCCGGCTGCCGAAGCCGCAGGTCAAGCGCGGAGAACGGCCCTGA
- a CDS encoding class I SAM-dependent methyltransferase, with translation MTRQLDEQIVARFPVGQRLRVLDVGMGQGTQALRLARAGHQVTGLEQDATMVAAARESLAGEPEGIRERMRIIEGDGRDTGVHFLPGSFDVVLCHGVLMYVEEPDPLLAGLARMLAHGGLLSLLVRNGDALAFRPGLSGDWSGAMAAFDTTAYRNRLGLDVRADRLKDLTSTLAGIGAPLHAWYGVRVFTDTAADGAEVPAEVETLLAVEEKAGRTDPYRGVAALLHLCGVRG, from the coding sequence GTGACCCGCCAGCTGGACGAGCAGATAGTGGCCAGGTTCCCGGTCGGGCAGCGGCTGCGGGTGCTCGACGTGGGGATGGGCCAGGGCACGCAGGCACTGCGGCTGGCCCGGGCCGGGCACCAGGTGACCGGTCTGGAGCAGGACGCGACGATGGTCGCCGCGGCCCGGGAGTCCCTCGCCGGGGAACCGGAGGGCATCCGGGAGCGGATGCGGATCATCGAGGGCGACGGCCGGGACACCGGTGTGCACTTCCTGCCGGGCAGTTTCGACGTGGTGCTGTGCCACGGCGTCCTGATGTACGTCGAGGAGCCCGACCCGCTGCTGGCGGGCCTCGCCCGGATGCTGGCGCACGGCGGGCTGCTGTCGCTTCTTGTGCGCAACGGCGACGCGCTCGCGTTCCGGCCGGGCCTGTCCGGTGACTGGTCGGGCGCCATGGCTGCCTTCGACACGACCGCCTACCGGAACCGGCTGGGCCTCGACGTGCGGGCCGACCGGCTGAAGGACCTGACGTCGACGCTCGCGGGGATCGGGGCGCCGCTGCACGCCTGGTACGGGGTGCGGGTGTTCACCGACACGGCGGCGGACGGCGCGGAGGTCCCGGCCGAGGTGGAGACGCTGCTCGCGGTGGAGGAGAAGGCCGGGCGGACGGATCCGTACCGCGGGGTGGCGGCGCTGCTGCATCTGTGCGGCGTGCGCGGCTGA